In the genome of Deltaproteobacteria bacterium, one region contains:
- a CDS encoding glycine betaine/L-proline ABC transporter ATP-binding protein, which produces MTTASASNIEIHSLYKVFGDNPPSVMRLVREGVDKQELLESHGHVLGLRDINLTVNPGSIQVVMGLSGCGKSTLVRHVNRLIDPTEGTVLVDGQDVLGLGQAALQHLRRHKVSMVFQRFALFPHRTILENVRYGLLMQGVARTECDERAERWIERVGLSGYEGSYPHQLSGGMQQRVGLARALATEAEILLMDEAFSALDPLIRADMQTLLLELQRELHRTILFVTHDLEEAITLGDRIAILRDGEVVQNGDSQEIVLKPSDDYISNFTKNINRGRVIRVGSIMEPTQPRAPEPGGKDCSIPSEMLIEEALPVVVASPNDKAAVVDVKGKTVGAISVGRMVHALAGDRLTGAA; this is translated from the coding sequence ATGACTACGGCAAGCGCTTCGAATATCGAGATCCATTCCCTCTACAAGGTGTTCGGCGACAATCCCCCGTCGGTGATGCGCCTTGTGCGGGAGGGCGTGGACAAGCAGGAGCTCCTGGAGTCCCACGGGCACGTGCTGGGGCTGCGGGACATCAACCTGACGGTCAACCCGGGCAGCATCCAGGTGGTGATGGGGCTCAGCGGCTGCGGCAAGTCCACCCTGGTGCGGCACGTCAACCGGCTCATCGACCCCACCGAGGGGACCGTGCTGGTGGACGGCCAGGACGTGCTCGGCCTGGGCCAGGCCGCGCTGCAGCACCTGCGGCGCCACAAGGTCAGCATGGTGTTCCAGCGCTTCGCGCTGTTCCCCCACCGGACCATCCTGGAGAACGTCCGGTACGGCCTGCTGATGCAGGGCGTGGCGCGGACGGAATGCGACGAACGGGCCGAGCGGTGGATCGAGCGGGTGGGGCTCTCGGGTTACGAGGGGTCCTATCCGCACCAGCTTTCCGGCGGCATGCAGCAGCGCGTGGGCCTCGCCCGGGCGCTCGCCACCGAGGCCGAGATCCTGCTCATGGACGAGGCCTTCAGCGCCCTCGACCCGCTGATCCGGGCGGACATGCAGACGCTCCTGCTGGAGCTTCAGCGGGAGCTGCACCGCACCATCCTGTTCGTCACCCACGACCTCGAGGAGGCCATCACCCTGGGCGACCGCATCGCCATCCTGCGCGACGGCGAGGTGGTGCAGAACGGCGATTCCCAGGAGATCGTGCTCAAGCCCAGCGACGACTACATCTCCAACTTCACCAAGAACATCAACCGCGGCCGGGTGATCCGCGTCGGCTCCATCATGGAGCCCACCCAGCCCCGTGCGCCGGAACCGGGCGGCAAGGATTGCTCCATTCCTTCGGAGATGCTGATCGAGGAGGCATTGCCCGTGGTGGTGGCGTCGCCCAACGACAAGGCCGCGGTGGTGGACGTCAAGGGCAAGACCGTGGGCGCCATCTCGGTGGGCCGGATGGTGCACGCGTTGGCGGGCGACAGGCTGACGGGCGCGGCGTAG
- a CDS encoding proline/glycine betaine ABC transporter permease → MNGWLWQFPTLDQASLRALKKAFDSGYRGFSRSYGDAIEAFFDPLLYFLVWFERLLLAAPWWLVIVVVAFVCWVAGRSRKLSITVAAALFLIGYLGMWEDTMRTLAIIFVSTLIAISIGIPVGIWMSRSDRVQAFITPILDIMQTMPIFVYLIPVVMLFGLGKIPGLIAVVIYAVPPVIRLTNLGIRLVDKEVLEAADAFGTDTWRRLFDIQMPLALPNIMAGVNQTIMMALSMVVIASMIGVKGLGQPVLQAVTNQYFALGLFNGAAVVALAIVFDRITQSYGRRIQTSRQTS, encoded by the coding sequence ATGAACGGTTGGCTCTGGCAATTTCCCACCCTCGACCAGGCTTCGCTGCGCGCCCTCAAGAAGGCGTTCGACTCGGGGTACCGGGGGTTCTCCCGGAGCTACGGCGACGCCATCGAGGCCTTCTTCGATCCCCTGCTCTACTTCCTGGTGTGGTTCGAGCGGCTGCTCCTGGCCGCCCCCTGGTGGCTCGTGATCGTCGTGGTGGCGTTCGTGTGCTGGGTCGCCGGCCGCAGCCGCAAGCTCTCCATCACCGTGGCCGCGGCGCTCTTCCTCATCGGCTACCTGGGCATGTGGGAAGACACCATGCGGACCCTGGCGATCATCTTCGTCTCCACCCTGATCGCCATCTCCATCGGCATTCCGGTGGGCATCTGGATGTCCCGCTCCGACCGGGTGCAGGCGTTCATCACGCCGATCCTCGACATCATGCAGACCATGCCCATCTTCGTCTACCTGATCCCGGTGGTGATGCTGTTCGGGCTCGGCAAGATACCCGGGCTGATCGCGGTGGTGATCTACGCGGTGCCGCCGGTGATCCGGCTCACCAACCTGGGCATCCGGCTGGTGGACAAGGAAGTGCTGGAGGCGGCGGACGCCTTCGGCACCGACACCTGGAGGCGGCTGTTCGACATCCAGATGCCGCTGGCGCTGCCCAACATCATGGCGGGCGTGAACCAGACCATCATGATGGCGCTCTCCATGGTGGTCATCGCCTCCATGATCGGCGTCAAGGGCCTGGGGCAGCCGGTGCTCCAGGCGGTGACCAACCAGTACTTCGCCCTGGGCCTCTTCAACGGGGCCGCGGTGGTGGCGCTGGCCATCGTCTTCGACCGCATCACCCAGAGCTACGGCAGGCGCATACAAACCAGCAGGCAGACGTCATGA
- a CDS encoding septum formation initiator family protein has product MAPAKTWSRRTVNYGLAAALSLMLVFLVFGEWGLLHYRRLVEERRLLEERSQALQRENELLREKIYRIRKDDRYLEKLAREEFGLAREGETIYLFPAGGVRTANRSEH; this is encoded by the coding sequence ATGGCTCCGGCGAAAACATGGTCGCGGCGCACCGTCAACTATGGTTTGGCGGCCGCGTTGTCGCTGATGCTGGTCTTCCTGGTGTTCGGCGAGTGGGGGCTCTTGCACTACCGCCGCCTGGTGGAGGAACGGCGCCTGCTGGAAGAACGGTCCCAGGCGCTGCAGCGGGAGAACGAGCTGCTGCGCGAGAAGATCTATCGCATCCGCAAGGACGACCGCTACCTGGAGAAGCTCGCGCGGGAGGAGTTCGGGCTGGCGCGAGAGGGGGAGACCATCTACCTGTTTCCGGCCGGCGGGGTGAGGACCGCGAACCGATCGGAACATTGA